The Halomicronema hongdechloris C2206 genome includes a window with the following:
- a CDS encoding endonuclease/exonuclease/phosphatase family protein, with protein sequence MRGHSPGSESGDFIGVNSFAGSNAPDVSANGTAVAENSEQNFEFNDGDGRLDLVFEPVDVSGFSNRSLSFDYWINSTGYESSDSFSAALSDGTTEVSLFDFGEVELEGNTSADDGTANWTPFTVDLESLITGGLGETLTLTISVDTNAGSENIFVDNVAFLSDVPGGGPPQVAINELRIDQPGSDTDEYFELFGNANAPLDGLFYLVIGDGSGGSGVIENVTDLSGQTLNANGFFLAAEGSFTLGSADLTTSLGFENSDNVTHLLVQGFTGSDDDDLDTDDDGVLDLTPWSALLDSVALIETVGSGDQVYSATQVGPDGSFVPGHVFRDPDGTGAFQIGAFDPVGGNDTPGATNEFVPPPATPAAIYDIQGAGHTSPLLGETVVTAGIVTALESNGFFLQDPQGDGNIATSDAIFVFTGGAPGVTVGDELSVTGKVSEFTPGGVATRNLSTTQISGNPEIVTLSTGNALPAAEIIGAGGRVPPTETIDDDAFASFDPTGDGIDFFESLEGMRVTATNLAAVAGTNRFGEIFTVADLDPTTPGIQGATGISERGTLNISPDDFNPEKIQIDFDDDILPGFTFPDVNVGAQLGDVTGVISYDFGNFQIQPTEAFSATPAAPELQPEVTEITKGAGQLTMASYNVLNLDVNDSDGDTDVADGRFQAIAEQIVNNLKTPDIIGLQEIQDNSGSDDDGTVSASETLQALVDAIATAGGPQYEFIDNTFITDGVSGGQPGGNIRTAFLYNPDAVNLVEGSVQTIGGQNPGDAFFDARLPLVASFEFQGQEVTVVNNHFSSKGGSAPILGTEQPFEARQEEVAVNGSLDERIAQAEAVKDFVDGLLASNPEANVVALGDLNEFEFVSPVDDILGSSLTNLVDTLPADERYSFIFQGNSQQLDHILVSDHLTAGAQFDIVHTNSEFAEVTGRASDHDPLLASLQLLNPIDGSRRGDVIVGTDKADLIQAFGGRDRIFAADGNDRVFAGVFGNDGDDLLDGGRGRDLVVGGNGDDIINGGRGRDWLIGDSGDFDEGAPPSMAGADRFVFEGRFGHDLIVDFQSGPDQIDISALDLSFGAIDSNGDGVINSGDKFMRQRGEDSLQVNLRPFGGGKITVLGVSSLTEADLVV encoded by the coding sequence ATGAGGGGCCACTCTCCGGGGAGCGAGTCCGGCGACTTCATTGGCGTCAATAGCTTCGCCGGTAGCAATGCCCCCGATGTCTCTGCCAATGGCACAGCCGTGGCCGAAAATAGCGAACAGAACTTCGAGTTTAACGATGGTGACGGTCGCCTGGACCTGGTGTTTGAACCGGTTGACGTCAGTGGCTTTAGCAATCGCAGTCTGAGCTTTGACTACTGGATTAACAGCACTGGCTATGAGAGCAGCGATAGCTTCAGCGCCGCGCTCAGTGATGGCACCACTGAGGTGTCCTTGTTTGACTTTGGCGAGGTGGAACTAGAAGGCAATACCTCTGCCGATGATGGCACCGCCAACTGGACCCCCTTCACGGTTGATCTTGAGTCTCTGATCACCGGCGGTTTAGGCGAGACCCTGACCCTAACCATCAGTGTTGATACCAACGCTGGTAGCGAAAATATCTTCGTCGACAATGTTGCCTTCCTCAGCGATGTCCCGGGGGGCGGCCCACCGCAAGTCGCCATCAATGAACTGCGGATTGACCAACCCGGCAGTGATACCGACGAGTACTTCGAGCTATTTGGCAATGCCAATGCCCCTCTGGATGGTCTCTTCTACTTGGTGATTGGCGATGGCAGCGGCGGTAGCGGTGTGATCGAGAACGTGACAGACTTGTCCGGGCAGACCCTGAATGCCAATGGCTTCTTTTTGGCAGCCGAGGGCAGCTTTACTTTAGGCAGCGCCGACCTGACTACCTCCTTAGGCTTCGAGAACAGTGACAATGTCACCCACCTGCTGGTGCAAGGTTTCACTGGCAGTGACGATGATGACCTAGATACAGACGATGATGGGGTGCTGGATCTGACGCCCTGGAGCGCCCTGCTGGATTCTGTCGCCCTGATTGAAACGGTGGGTAGCGGTGACCAGGTCTATAGCGCCACCCAAGTGGGTCCCGATGGTTCCTTCGTGCCGGGCCATGTGTTCCGGGATCCCGATGGCACCGGGGCCTTCCAGATTGGGGCCTTCGATCCGGTCGGCGGCAATGACACCCCCGGTGCCACTAATGAATTTGTGCCACCGCCAGCCACCCCTGCCGCCATCTACGATATTCAGGGGGCTGGACATACCTCGCCGTTGCTGGGGGAAACTGTGGTAACTGCAGGCATCGTCACCGCACTCGAGTCTAATGGCTTCTTCCTCCAAGATCCCCAGGGCGACGGCAATATTGCCACCTCCGATGCCATCTTTGTCTTCACTGGTGGGGCGCCTGGGGTCACTGTGGGCGATGAGCTATCAGTGACGGGCAAGGTGTCTGAGTTTACCCCTGGTGGTGTCGCTACCCGCAACCTGTCGACTACCCAGATCAGTGGTAATCCTGAGATCGTCACCCTCAGCACTGGTAATGCCCTGCCAGCGGCTGAGATCATCGGTGCCGGCGGCCGGGTACCGCCCACCGAGACCATCGACGACGATGCTTTTGCCAGCTTTGACCCCACTGGCGATGGCATCGACTTCTTCGAGTCCTTAGAAGGGATGCGGGTCACCGCGACTAATCTGGCGGCGGTAGCGGGCACCAATCGCTTTGGCGAGATCTTTACCGTCGCCGATCTTGACCCCACTACTCCAGGCATTCAGGGGGCCACCGGCATCTCGGAGCGGGGCACCCTCAACATCAGTCCGGATGACTTCAACCCGGAGAAGATTCAGATCGATTTCGATGATGACATTCTGCCGGGCTTTACCTTTCCCGATGTCAATGTGGGGGCCCAGTTAGGGGATGTCACCGGGGTGATTTCTTACGACTTCGGCAACTTCCAGATTCAGCCCACCGAGGCCTTCTCGGCCACTCCGGCAGCCCCTGAGTTGCAACCGGAGGTGACTGAGATTACGAAGGGGGCCGGCCAGCTGACCATGGCCAGCTATAACGTGCTCAACCTGGACGTCAATGACAGCGACGGCGATACCGATGTGGCCGATGGTCGCTTCCAAGCCATCGCCGAGCAGATTGTCAATAACCTCAAGACGCCGGACATCATTGGGCTGCAAGAGATTCAAGACAACAGCGGCTCCGATGACGATGGTACGGTTTCCGCCTCTGAGACTCTACAGGCGCTGGTGGATGCGATCGCAACGGCCGGCGGTCCCCAATACGAGTTCATCGACAACACCTTCATCACCGATGGGGTCAGCGGCGGTCAACCCGGCGGCAACATCCGCACCGCCTTCCTCTATAACCCCGACGCCGTCAACCTGGTCGAGGGCTCGGTGCAAACCATCGGCGGTCAGAATCCCGGCGATGCCTTCTTCGATGCCCGCCTGCCGCTGGTGGCCAGCTTCGAATTCCAGGGCCAGGAAGTGACGGTGGTGAACAACCACTTCTCCTCCAAGGGCGGCAGTGCTCCCATCCTGGGGACCGAGCAGCCCTTTGAAGCCCGCCAGGAAGAGGTGGCCGTCAATGGCTCCCTGGATGAGCGCATCGCCCAAGCCGAGGCGGTGAAGGACTTCGTGGATGGTCTCTTGGCCAGTAACCCCGAGGCTAACGTGGTGGCCCTAGGGGACCTGAACGAATTTGAGTTTGTCTCTCCCGTAGACGACATCCTCGGCAGCAGCCTCACCAACCTGGTGGATACCCTACCCGCCGATGAGCGCTACAGCTTCATCTTCCAAGGCAACTCCCAGCAGCTGGATCACATCCTGGTCAGCGATCACCTGACCGCTGGCGCCCAGTTCGACATCGTCCACACCAACTCTGAATTTGCCGAGGTGACCGGCCGGGCCAGCGACCACGATCCGCTACTGGCCAGCCTACAGCTGCTCAACCCCATCGACGGCAGCCGCCGGGGCGATGTGATTGTGGGCACCGATAAGGCCGATCTGATCCAGGCCTTTGGAGGACGCGATCGCATCTTCGCTGCAGACGGCAACGATCGAGTCTTCGCCGGGGTCTTCGGCAACGACGGTGACGACCTCCTCGATGGCGGTCGGGGTCGAGACCTGGTTGTCGGTGGCAACGGCGACGACATCATCAACGGCGGCCGCGGCCGCGACTGGCTCATCGGCGACAGTGGCGACTTCGATGAAGGGGCCCCCCCATCTATGGCCGGAGCCGACCGCTTTGTCTTCGAGGGTAGATTTGGCCACGACCTCATCGTCGACTTCCAATCTGGCCCCGATCAGATCGATATCTCTGCCCTCGACCTCAGCTTCGGGGCCATCGACAGCAACGGCGATGGCGTCATCAACAGCGGCGATAAATTCATGAGGCAGCGGGGCGAAGACAGCCTACAGGTGAATCTGCGACCCTTCGGCGGCGGCAAGATTACCGTCCTCGGCGTCAGCAGCCTGACAGAAGCCGACCTCGTCGTCTAA
- a CDS encoding peptidylprolyl isomerase — translation MALARLVIGRLPLVHPFRSNPGRDVNAVYVRSPVELMDQTAILRIGDQPLPLKELVSRLYRYGLVPALLKDWVIDQTVATVDLSEAEKQAAQEQFIQAHQLVSEERQQAFVQQRGLSLEQLPLLAQRQYQLEKYKQQTWGAQLESHFLQRKSQLDRVIYSLIRSQEAGLAQELYFRLQDDGESFAELARTYSEGQEAQTGGLVGPVELSVPHPTLARMLSLSQPGQLWPPTKIGEWYVVVRHEKFLPAQLNEATRKRLLDELFNGWLQDQLQGLTLTLAPSPDPIPVDREDASDDAAKP, via the coding sequence ATGGCCCTAGCCCGGCTCGTAATCGGTCGCCTGCCCCTGGTACACCCCTTCAGATCTAACCCTGGACGCGATGTCAATGCGGTTTACGTGAGGAGTCCTGTGGAGTTGATGGATCAGACAGCCATTCTACGCATCGGCGATCAGCCCCTACCCCTCAAGGAGTTGGTGTCTCGACTCTACCGCTATGGTCTAGTACCTGCCTTGCTGAAGGACTGGGTGATCGATCAGACCGTGGCCACCGTCGATTTGAGTGAGGCCGAGAAGCAAGCCGCCCAGGAACAGTTCATCCAAGCCCATCAACTAGTCAGTGAAGAACGACAACAGGCCTTTGTGCAGCAACGGGGCCTATCCCTAGAGCAACTGCCCCTACTGGCCCAGCGGCAATACCAACTGGAAAAATACAAACAACAAACCTGGGGAGCCCAGTTAGAATCCCACTTCCTGCAGCGCAAAAGCCAGCTGGACCGGGTGATTTATTCCCTGATTCGCAGCCAAGAGGCCGGCCTGGCCCAAGAACTCTATTTTCGCCTGCAAGACGACGGCGAATCCTTCGCAGAGCTGGCCCGCACCTATTCAGAGGGGCAAGAAGCCCAGACCGGGGGGCTGGTGGGGCCGGTGGAACTGAGCGTGCCCCATCCCACCCTGGCCCGCATGCTGTCTCTGAGCCAACCGGGACAGCTCTGGCCCCCCACCAAAATCGGCGAGTGGTATGTGGTGGTGCGCCACGAGAAGTTTTTGCCGGCCCAGCTCAATGAGGCGACTCGCAAGCGATTACTCGATGAACTCTTCAACGGCTGGCTGCAAGACCAGCTGCAAGGGCTGACGCTGACGCTGGCCCCATCGCCGGACCCGATTCCCGTCGATCGGGAAGACGCTTCGGATGACGCGGCTAAACCATGA
- a CDS encoding HlyD family secretion protein: MQEIKLPFVDKKPSARSIASNGLISIASIGLLIWAFQLLQTRLTSVVSHDAVINGAIVEIKAPQEGVVSQVSIATGDEALPGQSLLTLKNDQISELQVEEITGRLNQGQTELQRAQIRLDQLVELLQRAQSDSQAQYRLENLEAEESIDQVASELKGAEAKLQLAQVNYDRAVQLQTAGAISVASLDSATVEVEQRQAEVDSLKNRLNRLEADRQAAALGLVINQTRSNYDPRIRVQELQLQISDQQQLVQTLTEAVATTEAELAQAKLDAERKQFTQIEASTGGVIWSLPIQPGTFVQRGESLGQLLDCNRRWVDAFVDERTLKSLQVGTPATIELYGDKSVTLQGSVGLIRSGLERLSPGEDVAVPTTANTPRNAQIRVNIEPDQNLDSQDQLCYVGYTGKVIFEI, translated from the coding sequence ATGCAGGAAATTAAGTTACCGTTCGTCGATAAGAAGCCTTCAGCCCGCTCAATCGCTTCTAATGGGCTGATCTCCATTGCCAGCATTGGCTTACTTATCTGGGCTTTTCAGCTTCTGCAGACTCGTCTTACCTCTGTTGTCAGTCACGATGCTGTTATCAACGGCGCCATTGTTGAAATCAAAGCTCCCCAAGAGGGAGTTGTGTCGCAGGTATCTATTGCTACCGGAGATGAGGCTTTACCAGGGCAGTCTCTGCTAACACTTAAGAATGACCAAATTAGCGAACTCCAAGTTGAGGAAATTACCGGTCGCCTGAACCAGGGCCAAACAGAACTACAGCGAGCTCAGATTCGTTTGGATCAGTTAGTTGAGCTACTGCAAAGAGCTCAATCAGATAGTCAGGCTCAGTATCGTCTTGAAAATCTTGAAGCCGAAGAATCCATTGATCAAGTTGCTTCAGAGCTGAAAGGGGCAGAAGCCAAACTCCAACTTGCTCAAGTCAATTATGACCGGGCGGTGCAATTGCAGACTGCAGGTGCAATCTCTGTGGCAAGTTTGGATAGCGCTACAGTAGAAGTTGAGCAACGCCAGGCAGAAGTAGATAGCCTTAAAAACCGTCTGAATAGGCTAGAGGCTGATCGACAAGCAGCAGCGTTAGGGCTAGTGATCAATCAAACTCGCAGTAACTACGACCCTCGCATTAGGGTTCAAGAACTGCAATTACAAATCTCAGATCAGCAGCAATTGGTCCAAACACTAACTGAGGCAGTGGCCACGACTGAGGCAGAACTTGCCCAGGCCAAGTTAGATGCTGAGCGCAAACAGTTTACCCAAATTGAAGCCTCTACCGGTGGGGTAATCTGGAGTTTGCCCATTCAACCCGGTACCTTTGTCCAGCGCGGTGAATCATTAGGACAACTACTGGACTGTAACCGTCGCTGGGTGGATGCCTTCGTGGATGAGCGTACCCTGAAATCACTTCAAGTTGGAACCCCCGCCACTATTGAACTGTACGGTGACAAATCAGTCACATTACAGGGCAGTGTTGGCTTAATTCGGTCGGGGCTAGAGCGACTATCACCAGGAGAAGATGTCGCTGTGCCGACTACGGCAAATACTCCACGCAATGCTCAGATTCGAGTCAATATTGAGCCAGATCAAAATCTGGATAGTCAGGATCAACTCTGCTATGTCGGTTATACCGGCAAGGTCATATTTGAAATCTGA
- a CDS encoding glycosyltransferase codes for MLTSKISQSSSKSSSTNPKTPKKVNAQHHHIAPWVWYLFIGSLLLWFGVILLTAQRPVLVPLDIANPTNLPPLTGFLEVPQDIDKLWLPIGAVLGFGILLRWIKPSNTSRVVVRSVTILLAVRYLVWRSLTTLNFSHWISLSLSLLFFLNEIVWIGSYLLYLLQSTWTNEKRRRREADYYSQTVLSGEYLPSVDVFIPTYKEPEFIVRRTVIGCQEMDYSNKTVYVLDDTRRPHIRAMAEELGCKYITRLDNTHAKAGNLNNALAHTKGELITIMDADFVPFRHFLTRTVGFFQNRKIDLVQTPQHFYNPDYHAYNLGLDRFLPNDMEHFFGFVQPGRDAGNSVICCGTSYVVRRQALEAIGGYYTRCCVEDYQTSTRMLTQGQHLIYLNEILSMGESTRTFADFIDQRLRWLQGNLQVYFCGDDLPIWSRLNWIQKSYHINLILYCLNPVVRFISLTVPLISLYLGSSPLVALAPDYMYYVIPFLLLYNVSFTWANNYRLSAFWNEVYETAFCFPALSRLGLILRNPFAKASTATRKGVKAETKNYNLHLTWQLIVLILLTVVGLVFHYGGYLTGRWPYLQYEYAGKEILVFWSIYNLVVMTVAVLAAIDQPVRRVVDRFPVRTLCRLTVGHQIYVGYTHDLSEAGARLTLKAPMLQSEVSPEQPAYLEFLEEDFTVKTKVLRWGVQDDQIQVSLQFIRMTQKQNQRLVSWLYSGMTWWKQPKKPGVLDSLLAMVAAVLRLKPVLRRYV; via the coding sequence ATGTTAACATCTAAAATTTCTCAATCGTCATCGAAATCATCCTCGACCAATCCTAAAACTCCTAAAAAGGTAAACGCTCAGCATCATCACATTGCTCCCTGGGTTTGGTACCTATTTATTGGCAGCCTGTTACTTTGGTTTGGGGTAATACTATTAACGGCTCAGCGCCCGGTTTTAGTTCCCTTAGATATTGCTAACCCCACCAATTTGCCTCCACTGACTGGCTTTTTAGAGGTTCCACAAGACATTGATAAATTGTGGCTTCCAATTGGCGCTGTTCTAGGCTTTGGCATCTTATTGCGTTGGATCAAACCCAGCAACACCAGCCGTGTGGTAGTGCGCAGTGTCACGATTCTTCTGGCCGTTCGCTATTTGGTCTGGCGCTCGTTGACGACGCTGAACTTTTCTCACTGGATTAGCTTGAGTTTAAGCCTGCTCTTTTTCCTGAATGAGATTGTCTGGATCGGATCCTATCTGCTTTATCTACTTCAATCCACCTGGACCAATGAGAAACGGCGACGACGGGAAGCGGACTACTATTCCCAGACTGTACTCTCTGGAGAATATTTACCGTCAGTGGACGTATTTATCCCCACCTATAAGGAGCCAGAATTCATCGTACGGCGGACGGTGATTGGCTGTCAGGAGATGGACTATTCCAATAAGACTGTCTATGTTCTGGATGATACCCGTCGCCCCCATATTCGGGCTATGGCTGAGGAATTAGGGTGCAAATATATCACGCGTCTCGACAACACCCATGCCAAGGCTGGGAATCTCAACAATGCGCTTGCACATACGAAAGGCGAGCTGATCACGATTATGGATGCTGACTTCGTGCCCTTTAGGCACTTTCTGACCCGTACCGTCGGCTTTTTCCAGAATCGCAAGATCGATCTCGTGCAAACGCCGCAACATTTTTATAATCCCGATTACCACGCCTATAACCTGGGGCTTGATCGCTTCTTGCCCAACGATATGGAGCACTTCTTCGGCTTTGTACAACCTGGTCGCGATGCTGGCAACAGTGTGATCTGCTGTGGCACCTCCTATGTGGTGCGGCGGCAGGCCTTAGAAGCCATTGGCGGGTATTACACGCGCTGTTGCGTGGAAGACTACCAGACTTCTACCCGCATGCTGACCCAGGGGCAACATTTAATCTACTTGAATGAAATCCTTAGCATGGGCGAATCTACCCGCACCTTTGCAGACTTTATCGATCAACGTCTGCGATGGCTACAGGGGAATCTCCAGGTTTATTTCTGCGGCGATGACTTGCCGATCTGGTCAAGGTTGAACTGGATTCAGAAGAGCTATCACATCAACTTGATTCTGTATTGCCTGAATCCAGTGGTGCGGTTTATTTCCTTGACAGTTCCGTTGATTAGTTTATACCTAGGCTCTTCTCCCCTAGTGGCCCTCGCCCCAGATTACATGTACTATGTCATTCCATTTTTGTTGCTCTATAATGTCAGTTTCACCTGGGCAAACAACTATCGCCTCTCCGCCTTTTGGAACGAAGTATACGAAACTGCCTTTTGCTTCCCAGCCTTATCGCGCCTGGGACTGATTTTGCGCAATCCATTTGCTAAGGCCTCAACTGCAACGCGCAAGGGCGTCAAAGCAGAGACCAAAAACTATAACTTACATCTCACTTGGCAACTGATCGTCCTGATTCTACTAACCGTGGTGGGTTTGGTGTTCCACTACGGTGGTTATTTGACAGGGCGGTGGCCCTATCTGCAGTATGAATATGCTGGAAAAGAAATTCTGGTGTTTTGGTCGATCTATAACTTGGTAGTGATGACGGTGGCGGTGTTAGCAGCCATTGATCAGCCGGTGCGACGAGTTGTTGATCGGTTCCCGGTACGAACTTTGTGTCGATTGACTGTCGGTCATCAAATCTATGTGGGATATACCCATGATCTGTCGGAGGCTGGAGCTAGGCTAACCCTGAAGGCACCTATGCTGCAGTCAGAGGTATCTCCTGAGCAGCCAGCTTACCTCGAATTTTTGGAGGAGGACTTCACGGTGAAAACTAAGGTGCTGCGTTGGGGAGTGCAAGATGATCAGATCCAAGTTTCCCTGCAATTTATACGTATGACCCAGAAGCAGAATCAGCGCCTAGTATCCTGGCTCTATAGCGGTATGACTTGGTGGAAGCAGCCGAAGAAGCCTGGTGTGTTGGATTCTTTGCTGGCTATGGTTGCTGCTGTGTTAAGACTGAAGCCGGTCCTGAGAAGATACGTTTAG
- a CDS encoding esterase-like activity of phytase family protein encodes MQLSDPNGFIPFDIQNGDTAGHNLTGSDFENPGYDSLANPEAIAEISRYADGLGPWKNNILLRESLDEPVDGNGDGVAEITSRLTGDVFPLVDFAHAAGLQVHPYTLRDEERFLTLNQDGTPQTTGEEFRQLIELGVDGFFTDFPETGRIVVEQFETAEESANLSGSRGYEGMAFSPDRQTLYPLLEGTVFGDPEGSLRLYEFDVASSEFTGLLGRYQLDEANHAIGDFTPINENEFLVIERDGRQGEAAQFKKIFKVDLSETNTDGFIEKTEVVDLLNIADPNDLNGDGDFSFSFPNVDTTVLTETTFVTV; translated from the coding sequence GTGCAACTTTCTGACCCCAATGGCTTCATTCCCTTCGACATTCAAAACGGCGACACTGCTGGGCACAACTTGACCGGCAGCGACTTCGAGAATCCCGGCTATGACTCCCTGGCCAATCCGGAGGCGATCGCGGAAATCAGCCGCTATGCAGACGGCCTCGGTCCTTGGAAGAACAACATCCTGCTGCGGGAGTCCCTGGATGAGCCGGTCGACGGCAACGGCGACGGCGTGGCCGAAATCACCTCCCGGCTCACCGGCGACGTTTTCCCGCTGGTTGACTTTGCCCACGCTGCCGGCCTGCAGGTGCATCCCTATACCCTGCGGGATGAGGAGCGCTTCCTCACCCTGAACCAGGACGGCACACCCCAGACCACGGGCGAGGAATTCCGCCAGTTGATCGAGCTGGGGGTAGATGGCTTCTTCACCGACTTCCCCGAAACCGGCCGGATCGTGGTGGAGCAGTTCGAAACCGCCGAGGAGTCTGCCAACCTGAGCGGCTCACGCGGCTATGAGGGCATGGCCTTCAGCCCCGATCGCCAAACCCTCTATCCCCTGCTGGAGGGCACCGTCTTCGGTGACCCCGAAGGCTCCCTGCGCCTCTATGAGTTCGACGTGGCCAGCAGCGAATTCACCGGACTGTTGGGTCGCTACCAGCTCGATGAGGCCAACCACGCGATCGGCGACTTCACCCCCATCAACGAGAACGAGTTCCTCGTGATTGAGCGAGATGGTCGCCAGGGGGAGGCCGCCCAGTTCAAGAAGATCTTCAAGGTGGATCTCTCTGAGACCAATACCGACGGTTTTATCGAGAAGACTGAAGTCGTTGACCTGCTGAACATCGCCGACCCCAATGACCTCAACGGCGACGGCGACTTCAGTTTCAGCTTCCCAAATGTTGACACCACAGTCCTGACGGAGACGACTTTCGTCACGGTCTAG
- a CDS encoding helix-turn-helix domain-containing protein, with protein sequence MLTPHRYLLKRRIEKATHFLNQGDTIAQVAYLFGFSDQSHFTHVFKQIKGMTPKQFINNL encoded by the coding sequence GTGCTGACACCCCACAGATATCTACTCAAGCGACGCATTGAAAAAGCCACTCATTTTCTCAACCAGGGAGACACCATTGCTCAAGTTGCTTACCTGTTTGGGTTTAGCGATCAATCCCACTTCACCCATGTGTTTAAGCAGATCAAAGGAATGACGCCAAAGCAGTTCATCAACAATCTTTGA
- a CDS encoding Uma2 family endonuclease has product MALASDRPIQPISLSFEAFLAQYGDDSRYELIDGELFDLEPTGPHEQVAAAIARWLNYDIVQQGADYFIPHRCLIKPLANQTGFRPDVIVLDRAALPQEPLWASQPVVTLGSSIKFVAEVVSSNWQNDYARKLEDYALLGIPEYWIADYQGLGGEFFIGRPKQPTLTVCILNSEGRYDRQLLRGDQRITSAVFPNLNLTAKVILGLDESARFSG; this is encoded by the coding sequence ATGGCACTCGCAAGCGATCGACCCATCCAACCGATTTCCCTAAGTTTTGAGGCGTTTCTCGCTCAATATGGCGATGACAGCCGCTATGAACTCATTGATGGAGAACTGTTTGACTTGGAACCGACGGGGCCTCATGAGCAAGTGGCAGCAGCGATTGCCCGCTGGCTCAATTACGACATCGTGCAGCAAGGGGCCGATTACTTTATCCCCCATCGCTGCTTAATCAAACCCTTGGCAAACCAGACCGGGTTTCGCCCCGATGTGATCGTCTTAGATCGCGCCGCCCTTCCTCAAGAGCCGCTGTGGGCCAGCCAACCCGTTGTTACCCTCGGGAGCAGCATCAAATTTGTGGCGGAGGTCGTTAGCAGCAACTGGCAAAACGACTATGCCCGCAAACTTGAAGACTACGCCCTGCTGGGCATTCCAGAATACTGGATCGCCGACTATCAAGGACTCGGCGGCGAATTCTTCATTGGTCGGCCTAAACAACCCACGTTAACCGTCTGTATTTTGAACTCGGAAGGGCGTTACGACCGGCAACTGCTGCGCGGCGATCAGCGCATCACGTCTGCTGTCTTTCCCAA